A genome region from Geoalkalibacter ferrihydriticus DSM 17813 includes the following:
- a CDS encoding type IV toxin-antitoxin system AbiEi family antitoxin → MANQKNNEQSIIELCLASLHALPGCRFEFSPAAAGSDHAGHLELSGPWGACRYQAQVVTRLTPLAAQLAIHQAQATRDFPLLLLADFVSERLAGQLRSHGIAYLDTVGNASLHEGGLLVEVSGRKRKARPPRTSRGFQPSGLRLIHLLLRKPEALNWNYRRLAKEAGLALGAVGPVLKELEERGFSVDDAGGKRRLRNRLDLFRRWEIGYLERLRPKLLVEHCRPAADIGLGALTDLIRRQNLQGQIQIGGELGAALVLEGVKPQQAVLHLNGDPLAIMLRLRLVPDPDGEVILLKALGTRSDGERLALADPLLLHAELMGIGSTREELAEQLFERYLSRHFQSPTLGGSAERSK, encoded by the coding sequence ATGGCCAACCAGAAAAACAATGAACAGAGCATCATCGAACTATGTCTGGCCTCGCTCCATGCCCTGCCCGGCTGTCGTTTTGAATTTTCTCCGGCCGCGGCGGGCAGCGATCATGCCGGCCACCTGGAGCTCTCGGGCCCCTGGGGCGCCTGCCGCTACCAGGCACAGGTGGTGACCCGCCTTACCCCGCTGGCCGCACAACTGGCGATACACCAGGCCCAGGCGACAAGGGACTTCCCCTTGCTACTGCTCGCAGACTTTGTTTCCGAGCGCCTGGCCGGACAACTGAGAAGCCACGGCATCGCCTATCTGGATACGGTGGGCAATGCATCGCTGCATGAAGGCGGTTTGCTGGTCGAGGTCAGCGGACGCAAACGCAAGGCCCGCCCGCCACGCACCAGCCGCGGCTTTCAGCCTTCGGGCCTGCGTCTGATCCATCTGCTGCTGCGCAAGCCTGAAGCCCTCAACTGGAACTACCGGCGCCTGGCCAAGGAGGCCGGGTTGGCTCTGGGCGCGGTGGGGCCGGTTCTCAAGGAACTCGAAGAACGCGGCTTCAGTGTCGACGACGCCGGCGGCAAGCGCCGTCTGCGCAATCGGCTCGACCTGTTCCGCCGCTGGGAGATCGGCTACCTGGAGCGGCTGCGCCCGAAACTGCTGGTGGAGCATTGCCGCCCCGCCGCCGACATCGGCTTGGGTGCCCTGACGGATCTGATTCGCCGGCAAAATCTTCAAGGCCAGATTCAGATCGGCGGCGAACTCGGAGCCGCCCTGGTTCTTGAAGGGGTCAAGCCCCAGCAGGCGGTGTTGCATCTCAACGGCGACCCACTGGCCATTATGCTGCGCCTGCGCCTGGTCCCTGATCCCGATGGCGAAGTCATTCTGCTTAAGGCCCTGGGTACGCGCAGCGACGGCGAACGTCTGGCCCTGGCGGATCCGCTGCTGCTGCATGCCGAACTCATGGGGATCGGCAGCACGCGCGAAGAACTGGCCGAGCAGCTGTTCGAACGCTATCTGTCGCGTCACTTTCAGTCTCCCACCCTGGGCGGATCCGCGGAAAGGTCGAAATGA
- a CDS encoding phosphatidylglycerophosphatase A, which yields MRNEGVNKQKLVLLLSSNAGLGYFPWAPGTIGTLAGIPAFWLLARLSVPLYLLSWTVLLVLAFWAAAEAGRIYGVVDDGRIVIDELVGYLVTVAFVPFSWTTALLGFVFFRFFDIVKLWPASWFDRRMKNGVGVVLDDVVAGIYGAVALHLCLAFLG from the coding sequence ATGAGGAATGAAGGCGTAAATAAACAAAAACTTGTCCTGCTGCTGTCGAGCAACGCAGGGCTCGGCTATTTTCCCTGGGCACCCGGCACCATCGGCACCCTGGCCGGGATTCCCGCCTTCTGGCTGCTGGCGCGGCTCTCCGTGCCGCTTTATCTACTGAGCTGGACGGTGCTGTTGGTCCTGGCTTTCTGGGCCGCCGCGGAGGCGGGGCGCATCTACGGGGTGGTCGATGATGGACGCATTGTCATCGACGAGCTGGTGGGTTATCTTGTCACGGTGGCCTTTGTGCCCTTTTCCTGGACAACGGCGCTGCTGGGCTTTGTGTTTTTCCGTTTTTTCGATATTGTCAAGCTCTGGCCTGCCAGTTGGTTCGACCGCCGCATGAAAAACGGCGTCGGGGTGGTTCTCGACGACGTCGTCGCAGGCATCTACGGAGCCGTCGCTCTGCATCTGTGCCTGGCGTTTCTGGGGTAA
- a CDS encoding CinA family nicotinamide mononucleotide deamidase-related protein: MNLDIAVLAVGDELLNGEIPDTNTATIGRLLNAGGYRLGEGRTVPDQEETIALALRDLAARHQVVVVTGGLGPTRDDLTARAAARAFDLQLTINDEALTLIRAFFQEHDLEMDPRNEKQALLPQQCLVLPNLRGTAPGFLLEQKQSLLLFFPGVPVEMEAMVEAELLPRLDALSGGHPPLCERILKIFGLSEPKTESLLDGLTLPSGVNIGFGVDFPLVHLKLRATGRAAEDLLDQAEVSVQRRLGDFIVARGRETLPQTVARLLSASGLTLSLAESCTGGLVAAWLTDIPGASAFLDRGAVTYSNQSKNDWLGVSKRMLHDQGAVSETCARAMATGLRQSTRTDITIAVTGIAGPDGGTPDKPVGTVFIALSANDAEQAKGYRFSGSRDQIRKLSACMALEWIRRYLVERGQPKR, from the coding sequence GTGAATCTCGACATCGCAGTCCTCGCCGTCGGGGATGAACTGCTCAACGGCGAAATTCCCGACACCAATACCGCGACCATCGGGCGTCTGCTCAATGCCGGGGGCTATCGGCTGGGCGAGGGGCGCACCGTTCCCGACCAGGAGGAAACCATTGCCCTGGCTCTGCGCGACCTTGCGGCGCGTCATCAGGTGGTGGTGGTCACTGGCGGCCTGGGCCCGACGCGCGACGACCTTACCGCCCGCGCTGCCGCCCGCGCCTTCGATCTCCAGCTGACAATCAACGATGAGGCCCTGACTCTGATCCGCGCCTTTTTTCAGGAACACGACCTGGAGATGGACCCGCGCAACGAAAAACAGGCCCTGTTGCCGCAGCAATGCCTGGTACTGCCCAATCTGCGCGGCACCGCTCCCGGTTTTCTCCTTGAGCAGAAGCAGAGCCTGCTGCTGTTTTTTCCCGGCGTCCCGGTGGAAATGGAGGCCATGGTCGAAGCCGAGCTTCTGCCGCGCCTCGACGCTCTGAGCGGCGGCCATCCGCCTCTGTGCGAGCGCATTCTCAAAATATTCGGTCTCTCCGAGCCCAAGACCGAAAGCCTGCTCGACGGCCTGACCCTGCCATCCGGCGTGAATATCGGATTCGGCGTCGACTTTCCCCTGGTGCACCTCAAATTGCGCGCCACCGGTCGCGCGGCCGAAGACCTGCTCGATCAGGCCGAAGTCAGCGTTCAACGACGCCTGGGCGATTTCATCGTCGCCCGTGGGCGCGAAACCTTGCCCCAGACTGTCGCCCGCCTGCTGAGCGCCAGCGGCCTGACCCTGTCGTTGGCTGAATCCTGCACCGGCGGTTTGGTGGCCGCCTGGCTCACCGATATTCCCGGCGCTTCAGCCTTTCTCGATCGCGGCGCGGTGACTTACTCCAACCAATCCAAGAACGATTGGCTGGGCGTGTCCAAACGCATGCTGCACGACCAGGGCGCGGTCAGTGAAACCTGCGCGCGCGCCATGGCCACGGGGCTACGCCAGAGTACCCGCACCGATATCACCATCGCCGTGACCGGCATCGCCGGACCTGACGGCGGCACCCCGGACAAACCGGTAGGCACGGTCTTTATCGCCCTTTCGGCCAATGACGCTGAGCAGGCCAAAGGCTACAGGTTCAGCGGCAGTCGTGACCAGATTCGCAAACTTTCCGCTTGCATGGCCCTGGAATGGATCCGCCGCTATCTGGTGGAGCGGGGACAGCCCAAACGCTGA
- the larB gene encoding nickel pincer cofactor biosynthesis protein LarB, producing MNATELRELLTTLQQGQTSVSEALERLQRLPFEDIGVAMIDHHRELRQGAPEVIFGEGKSAAQLQAIVARMQQRGGNILATRLDLDKGRALLSDFPEGQFDPEARTFALIQKPVNQIGRGTIAVVSAGTSDLPVAREAAVTARLLGHQVEELVDVGVAGLHRLFARADVLRRAAVIIVVAGMEGALPSVVGGLVAAPVIAVPTSVGYGAAFGGVAALLGMLNSCAGGVTVVNIDNGFGAAYAAHRINQGETP from the coding sequence ATGAACGCCACCGAACTCCGAGAGTTATTGACGACTCTACAGCAAGGACAGACCAGCGTTTCCGAGGCTCTGGAACGGCTGCAACGATTGCCCTTTGAGGACATCGGCGTGGCCATGATCGATCATCACCGCGAATTGCGCCAAGGCGCTCCCGAGGTCATTTTCGGCGAGGGCAAGAGCGCCGCGCAATTGCAGGCCATCGTCGCCCGCATGCAGCAGCGCGGCGGCAACATCCTCGCCACCCGCCTCGACCTGGACAAGGGCCGGGCGCTGCTCTCCGATTTTCCCGAAGGACAATTCGATCCCGAGGCACGGACCTTTGCGCTGATCCAGAAACCCGTGAACCAAATCGGGCGTGGCACCATCGCGGTGGTCTCGGCCGGCACCTCGGATCTGCCGGTGGCGCGCGAGGCAGCGGTCACCGCGCGTCTGCTCGGCCATCAGGTGGAAGAGCTGGTGGATGTCGGCGTTGCCGGTCTGCACCGCCTCTTCGCCCGCGCCGACGTGTTGCGGCGCGCCGCGGTGATCATCGTCGTGGCCGGCATGGAAGGCGCACTGCCTTCGGTGGTCGGCGGGCTGGTCGCCGCACCGGTCATCGCCGTGCCCACCTCGGTGGGTTACGGCGCGGCTTTCGGCGGGGTCGCCGCCCTGCTCGGCATGCTCAACTCCTGCGCCGGCGGCGTCACCGTGGTCAACATCGACAACGGCTTCGGCGCAGCCTATGCCGCGCATCGCATCAACCAGGGCGAGACACCATGA
- the larC gene encoding nickel pincer cofactor biosynthesis protein LarC, which produces MRTLYLDPFSGISGDMFLGLLVDLGVPVADLETALTMLPVTGWRLQAAVERRQGIAGTRLRVECEETHHHRTWRDIDAMLAQSSLAGPVRESARRIFRRIGVAEAKVHGIALDEVHFHEVGALDSIVDIVAAAAGLAVLSVDQVICAPLPLSRGFVRCAHGNFPLPAPATVEILHGVPVVDGNSEFELVTPTGAAIAAEIATFGPLPAMHVARSGYGVGGRHLADRPNLLRGILGDTSVPSDTDQVEVLETHIDDSNPEWLGALMEDLLAAGALDVAYVPLQMKKNRPGVGVTVIAPQGRGAELAGHLLRESSAIGVRKQTVERLKLERETATLATELGAVEVKLLRQAGRLLRIAPEYEGCRRLARAAGRPLPEVYRLVERAAQEMASRMQDEE; this is translated from the coding sequence ATGAGAACCCTCTACCTTGATCCTTTTTCCGGCATCTCCGGCGACATGTTTCTCGGGCTGCTGGTCGATCTCGGGGTGCCCGTCGCGGATCTGGAAACGGCGCTAACGATGCTGCCCGTCACTGGCTGGCGGCTGCAAGCCGCTGTGGAACGCCGCCAGGGCATCGCCGGCACACGGCTACGGGTCGAGTGCGAGGAAACTCACCATCACCGCACGTGGCGCGACATCGACGCGATGCTCGCGCAAAGCTCACTGGCGGGGCCGGTGCGCGAATCGGCACGGCGTATTTTCCGCCGCATCGGCGTCGCCGAAGCCAAGGTGCACGGCATCGCCCTGGACGAGGTCCACTTTCATGAGGTCGGCGCCCTCGACTCCATCGTCGATATCGTCGCCGCCGCCGCCGGCTTGGCCGTGCTAAGTGTCGACCAAGTCATCTGCGCCCCCCTGCCCCTGAGTCGCGGCTTCGTGAGGTGTGCCCACGGCAACTTCCCCCTGCCCGCGCCGGCCACCGTGGAAATTCTGCATGGAGTTCCGGTTGTGGACGGCAATTCAGAGTTCGAACTGGTCACCCCGACGGGGGCCGCGATTGCCGCCGAGATTGCGACCTTCGGCCCCCTGCCGGCCATGCACGTCGCACGCAGCGGCTATGGAGTTGGTGGCCGCCATCTTGCAGATCGCCCCAATCTGCTGCGTGGCATCCTCGGTGACACCTCAGTGCCGAGCGACACCGACCAGGTCGAGGTGCTGGAAACCCACATCGACGACAGCAACCCCGAATGGCTCGGGGCGCTAATGGAGGATCTGCTCGCCGCCGGCGCTCTGGATGTAGCCTACGTCCCTTTGCAGATGAAAAAAAACCGCCCCGGCGTCGGCGTCACGGTGATCGCTCCCCAGGGGCGCGGCGCTGAACTGGCAGGGCATCTGCTGCGTGAGAGCAGCGCCATCGGCGTACGGAAGCAGACGGTTGAGCGCCTCAAGCTCGAGCGCGAAACCGCCACCCTGGCAACCGAACTTGGTGCGGTCGAGGTCAAATTACTGCGCCAAGCCGGGCGCCTGCTGCGCATCGCTCCCGAATACGAGGGCTGCCGGCGTCTCGCCCGGGCCGCCGGCCGCCCCCTGCCCGAAGTTTACCGTCTGGTGGAACGCGCAGCGCAGGAGATGGCGTCAAGGATGCAGGATGAGGAATGA